A stretch of Parvimonas micra DNA encodes these proteins:
- a CDS encoding GIY-YIG nuclease family protein produces the protein MFYVYIISNNFRNVLYIGVTRNLERRLYEHKNKLLDGFSKKYNLNVLLFYETTEYALDAIAREKQLKKWNRDKKFALIKSVNPELRDLSEDW, from the coding sequence ATGTTTTATGTATATATAATTTCTAATAATTTTAGAAATGTTTTGTATATTGGTGTTACAAGAAATCTTGAAAGAAGATTATATGAACATAAAAACAAATTACTTGATGGATTTTCTAAAAAATATAATTTGAATGTATTACTCTTTTATGAAACTACAGAATATGCTTTAGATGCAATCGCTCGAGAAAAACAGTTAAAGAAGTGGAATAGAGATAAAAAATTTGCCTTGATTAAATCTGTAAATCCTGAATTAAGAGATTTATCAGAAGATTGGTGA
- a CDS encoding ParA family protein, whose translation MKIFDAFKKKREMRVISIFNQKGGVGKTTTVVNLASALGFNRKKVLVIDMDPQGNSTSGLGVENTETTIYDVLTHEKEINDTIQKTKSKNVDIIPANSDLCGLEIELLSVDKKEYLLQNEIGKIPPNYDFIIIDCPPSLGVLSINALVSSQSVLIPIQCEYYALEGVSQLMNTVNIIRKGLNPDLEVEGVLLTMFDSRNNLSEDVKKETENYFKDKLFDTVIPRNIRLAEAPSFGESIIYYDKNSKGAIAYLSLAKELIKNRRK comes from the coding sequence ATGAAAATTTTTGATGCTTTTAAAAAGAAAAGAGAAATGAGAGTAATCTCGATATTTAACCAAAAAGGTGGGGTTGGCAAGACAACAACTGTTGTAAATTTAGCGTCAGCATTAGGTTTTAATAGAAAGAAAGTTCTAGTAATTGATATGGATCCACAAGGAAATTCAACTTCCGGATTGGGAGTTGAAAACACCGAAACAACAATTTATGATGTTTTAACTCATGAAAAGGAAATAAATGATACTATCCAAAAGACTAAGTCTAAGAATGTAGATATTATTCCTGCAAATTCTGATCTTTGTGGCTTAGAAATTGAACTTTTAAGTGTAGATAAGAAAGAATATTTATTACAAAATGAAATAGGTAAAATACCACCTAATTATGATTTTATCATTATTGACTGCCCACCATCATTGGGAGTATTGAGTATTAATGCTTTAGTTTCTTCTCAAAGTGTTCTAATTCCAATACAGTGTGAATATTATGCTTTAGAAGGTGTAAGTCAATTAATGAATACTGTTAATATAATAAGAAAGGGTTTAAATCCTGACCTTGAAGTAGAAGGAGTTCTGCTTACAATGTTCGACTCAAGAAATAACTTATCTGAAGATGTAAAGAAAGAAACAGAAAATTATTTTAAGGATAAACTTTTTGATACAGTTATTCCTAGAAATATTCGACTTGCTGAAGCACCAAGTTTTGGAGAGAGTATAATATATTATGATAAAAATTCTAAAGGAGCTATAGCTTATTTGTCTTTAGCTAAGGAATTAATCAAGAATAGGAGAAAATAA
- a CDS encoding DUF4446 family protein has product MNSILEFLNSHSGLFLIILLIVLIFMLYQYNQINKKLSIQKRKYDMLLRGRSDLNMGELIQAHSQDIFEIDKKVNELAYEVEIAKKGFALPIQKIGFVKYDAFHDLKNKLSYSIVLLDGYNDGLLLTTIYGRESCITYAKEVKSGIVNQELSKEEVEALRMALEK; this is encoded by the coding sequence GTGAATTCAATATTAGAATTTTTAAATTCACATTCAGGGTTGTTTTTAATAATCCTGTTAATTGTCTTAATATTTATGTTGTATCAATACAACCAAATTAATAAAAAGCTTAGTATTCAAAAAAGAAAATATGATATGCTTTTGAGAGGTAGGAGCGATTTAAATATGGGAGAATTGATTCAAGCTCACTCACAAGATATTTTTGAAATAGATAAAAAAGTAAATGAACTGGCATACGAAGTAGAAATTGCAAAAAAAGGTTTTGCACTTCCAATACAAAAAATTGGTTTCGTGAAATATGATGCTTTTCATGACTTAAAAAATAAATTATCTTATTCAATAGTATTATTAGATGGCTATAATGATGGTTTATTATTAACTACTATCTATGGTAGAGAAAGTTGCATAACTTATGCAAAAGAAGTAAAATCAGGGATAGTAAATCAAGAACTGTCAAAAGAAGAAGTTGAAGCATTAAGGATGGCATTAGAAAAATAA
- a CDS encoding ParB/RepB/Spo0J family partition protein, translated as MKKKGLGRGLGSLLREEDFITDENLLTVELNKLMAREDQPRKNFDDDSLEELANSIKADGVIQPIVVRKVNDKYEIIAGERRFRASKLAGLEKVPVVVKNVTDRKARELALVENIQREDLNPIEEAISLKTLMEEYKLTQQELSDIIGKSRSYIANNLRLLNLSDYIKEYLIRGELSPSQGRTLLSLETEEERKKYLDKLLVKEVNIRDVEKKAKQSKNKNEDIFIKDICERLTEVLDAKVKIHEKKKGGQIEISYLNEADLQRIIDSLMNIYNLE; from the coding sequence ATGAAGAAAAAAGGTCTTGGTAGAGGTCTAGGTTCTCTTTTAAGAGAAGAAGACTTTATTACTGATGAGAATTTATTAACTGTTGAGTTGAATAAATTGATGGCTAGAGAAGATCAACCGAGAAAAAATTTTGATGATGATAGTTTAGAAGAATTAGCAAATTCTATAAAAGCTGATGGTGTTATTCAACCTATAGTAGTTAGAAAAGTTAATGATAAATATGAAATAATTGCTGGTGAACGTAGATTTAGAGCTTCAAAACTAGCGGGATTAGAAAAAGTACCTGTTGTTGTTAAGAATGTTACTGATAGAAAAGCCAGAGAACTTGCTTTAGTAGAAAATATTCAAAGAGAGGATTTAAATCCAATTGAAGAAGCTATTTCTTTAAAAACTTTAATGGAAGAGTATAAACTAACACAACAAGAGCTTTCAGATATAATAGGCAAGAGTAGATCTTACATTGCAAATAATCTAAGACTGTTAAATCTATCAGATTATATTAAAGAATATTTAATTCGTGGAGAATTAAGTCCTAGTCAAGGAAGAACTTTACTTTCTTTAGAAACTGAAGAAGAAAGAAAAAAATATCTTGATAAACTACTTGTTAAAGAAGTTAATATTAGAGATGTTGAGAAAAAGGCTAAGCAAAGTAAAAATAAGAATGAAGATATTTTTATAAAGGATATTTGTGAGAGATTAACTGAAGTTTTAGATGCAAAAGTTAAAATTCACGAAAAGAAAAAAGGTGGTCAAATAGAAATAAGCTATCTTAATGAAGCAGATTTACAAAGAATAATAGATAGCCTGATGAATATATATAATTTGGAGTAA
- the pta gene encoding phosphate acetyltransferase: MNIFEELTAKIKGTNKKIVFPEGEDKRVLGACVRLKKDGLLTPIVLGNVEEIKKTAKELNVCIDDIEIIDPLKAEDFDELVEKFVERRKGKNTKEEAETFLKDVNYYGTMMVQVGKADGMVSGAVHSTGDTVRPALQIVKTKPNVSRTSGAMVMLGKNGERYVFADIAINITLEAKELAEIAVETAKTAELFGIDPKVAMLSFSTKGSAKHELSQKIADATQMAKELAPDLSLDGELQFDAAIVPSVGEQKAKGSKVAGHANVFIFPDLQSGNIGYKIAQRLGGFEAIGPILQGLNKPISDLSRGCNEEDVYKLAVITAAQSI, translated from the coding sequence ATGAATATTTTTGAAGAATTAACAGCAAAGATTAAAGGAACAAACAAGAAAATTGTATTTCCTGAAGGAGAAGATAAGAGAGTTTTAGGTGCTTGTGTTAGATTAAAAAAAGACGGTTTACTAACTCCGATAGTTCTGGGAAATGTTGAAGAAATCAAAAAAACAGCTAAGGAATTAAATGTTTGTATTGATGATATTGAAATCATTGATCCTTTAAAAGCAGAAGATTTTGACGAATTAGTTGAAAAATTTGTTGAACGTAGAAAAGGCAAAAATACAAAAGAAGAAGCTGAAACATTTTTAAAAGATGTAAATTACTATGGAACAATGATGGTACAAGTTGGAAAAGCTGACGGAATGGTTAGTGGTGCTGTTCACTCAACAGGAGATACAGTAAGACCTGCACTTCAAATCGTAAAGACTAAACCAAATGTTTCAAGAACAAGTGGAGCAATGGTTATGCTTGGAAAAAATGGTGAAAGATATGTATTTGCAGACATTGCTATCAATATTACTTTAGAAGCAAAAGAATTAGCTGAAATTGCCGTTGAAACTGCAAAAACAGCAGAATTATTTGGCATAGATCCAAAAGTTGCAATGCTTAGCTTCTCTACAAAAGGTTCTGCAAAACACGAACTTTCACAAAAAATTGCTGACGCTACACAAATGGCGAAAGAATTAGCACCAGATTTATCATTAGATGGAGAATTACAATTCGATGCTGCAATAGTCCCATCAGTAGGGGAACAAAAGGCAAAAGGCTCAAAAGTTGCAGGACACGCAAATGTATTTATTTTCCCTGATTTACAATCAGGAAATATAGGATACAAAATTGCACAAAGACTTGGAGGCTTTGAAGCAATAGGACCAATCCTACAAGGACTTAACAAACCTATATCAGACCTTTCAAGAGGTTGTAACGAAGAAGATGTTTACAAACTTGCAGTAATTACTGCTGCACAAAGTATTTAA
- a CDS encoding aminotransferase class V-fold PLP-dependent enzyme, whose product MIYVDNGATTFPKPKIVTDKIMECSLGYAGNPGRSGHKLAMKMDLEIYETREKICKLINGNEVLNVIFTFNATDSLNLAIKGVLEKGDHVVTTSMEHNSVLRPLNLLRKDGIIDLSIVYADNKGYIEPQKIFDAVTPNTKMIVTTHMSNVFGTIVDIKSIGEFCRDNNILYLVDAAQSIGVLDIDVHDMNIDLLAFPGHKALFGPMGTGALYIKEGIKVKPLKQGGTGSYSHSIDQPELYPDSLESGTPNGVGIIALGKGIDFINQVGLENIRNHEISLKNHFIDLLKDNDDIILYGTLDDRQGAVVSLNVKNMDSSEVSYILSDEFDIYTRPGFHCAPLAHKSLGTDELGAIRFSFGYFNTIEEVEQCANALKNIIERNKK is encoded by the coding sequence ATGATTTATGTAGATAATGGAGCTACCACTTTTCCTAAACCTAAAATAGTAACAGATAAAATTATGGAATGTTCTTTAGGATATGCAGGAAATCCTGGACGTAGTGGTCATAAACTTGCTATGAAGATGGATTTAGAAATTTATGAGACAAGAGAAAAAATCTGTAAGCTAATTAATGGAAATGAAGTTCTTAATGTGATTTTTACTTTTAATGCTACAGATAGTTTAAACTTAGCAATAAAGGGTGTATTAGAAAAGGGAGATCATGTAGTAACTACATCAATGGAACATAATTCTGTTCTAAGACCTCTTAATCTGCTACGAAAAGATGGTATAATTGATTTAAGCATTGTATATGCTGATAATAAAGGATATATAGAACCACAAAAAATTTTTGATGCAGTAACTCCTAATACTAAGATGATTGTAACTACTCATATGTCTAATGTATTTGGAACTATTGTAGATATAAAAAGTATTGGAGAATTTTGTAGAGATAATAATATACTTTATCTTGTAGATGCTGCTCAATCTATTGGAGTCTTAGATATAGATGTTCACGATATGAATATCGACTTGCTTGCTTTTCCAGGTCATAAAGCTCTTTTTGGACCAATGGGGACAGGTGCTCTATATATAAAGGAAGGTATTAAAGTTAAACCTTTAAAACAAGGTGGTACGGGAAGTTATTCTCATAGTATAGATCAACCAGAATTATATCCAGACAGTCTTGAAAGTGGAACACCTAATGGAGTTGGTATTATAGCTTTGGGTAAAGGAATTGACTTTATAAATCAAGTCGGTCTTGAAAATATAAGAAATCATGAAATTAGTTTAAAAAATCATTTTATAGATTTATTAAAGGATAATGATGATATTATACTTTATGGGACTCTAGATGACAGGCAAGGTGCAGTTGTAAGTTTAAATGTTAAGAATATGGATAGTTCAGAAGTTTCTTATATCCTAAGTGATGAATTCGACATTTATACAAGACCTGGTTTCCATTGTGCGCCACTTGCTCATAAGTCTTTAGGCACGGATGAATTAGGAGCAATTAGATTTAGCTTTGGATATTTTAATACTATCGAAGAAGTTGAACAATGTGCAAATGCTCTTAAAAATATAATAGAAAGGAATAAAAAGTAG
- a CDS encoding GNAT family N-acetyltransferase — protein MEFLDTSFLQNDEIKLVLEKTYAGNLAINWVPAYSFYICDLKGNKMGKCDLRIGYSEGLYYGGHIGYTIDEKYRGHHYSAKACKLLFELAKKHDMEYLYITTNPDNHASNKICEYLNGEFLGIFELPEDNDMRINEKETHKSIYKFVL, from the coding sequence ATGGAATTTTTAGATACTTCTTTTTTACAAAATGATGAAATAAAATTAGTTTTAGAAAAAACTTATGCCGGAAATTTAGCTATCAACTGGGTTCCTGCATATAGTTTCTATATATGCGACTTAAAAGGAAATAAAATGGGGAAATGTGATTTGAGAATTGGATATAGTGAAGGTCTGTATTATGGTGGACATATAGGATACACAATTGACGAAAAATACAGAGGTCATCACTATTCAGCAAAAGCCTGTAAGCTCCTTTTTGAACTAGCAAAAAAGCATGATATGGAATATTTGTATATCACTACAAATCCCGATAACCACGCTTCAAATAAGATATGTGAATATTTAAATGGTGAATTTTTAGGCATCTTTGAATTGCCCGAAGATAATGATATGAGAATAAACGAAAAAGAAACACATAAAAGCATCTATAAATTTGTGTTATAA
- a CDS encoding MmcQ/YjbR family DNA-binding protein produces the protein MFYNEIFDKNIFNSKLAIAYGFSKTGDYYVLQSDIDVENFNVIVKIGKDSFEVNVIELPFNEEYVLFNVLDSKGKFVSKIRKKVNELIEDIVNCCFSSLDYRKLLLDYVKEKYGTIPEEPWEDNNHATIKTPNSKKWYGIFMSIPYKTLGLDKSGKIDVLNVKLNPDLIENLIDKKHFFPAYHMNKKYWISIVLDSDTDLNLVKSLIDESFKLVEK, from the coding sequence ATGTTTTATAATGAGATATTTGATAAAAATATTTTTAATTCTAAACTTGCAATTGCATATGGTTTTTCAAAGACTGGAGATTATTATGTTTTACAATCAGATATTGATGTAGAAAATTTTAATGTGATTGTTAAAATAGGCAAGGACTCTTTTGAGGTAAATGTTATTGAATTACCTTTTAATGAAGAATATGTTTTATTTAACGTTCTTGACAGCAAGGGTAAATTTGTTTCAAAAATTAGAAAAAAAGTTAATGAACTTATTGAGGATATTGTAAATTGCTGTTTTTCATCTTTGGATTATAGAAAATTATTACTAGACTATGTAAAGGAAAAATACGGAACAATTCCAGAAGAACCTTGGGAAGATAATAATCATGCGACGATAAAGACTCCAAATAGTAAAAAATGGTATGGAATTTTTATGTCCATTCCTTATAAGACTTTGGGATTGGATAAAAGCGGAAAGATTGATGTTTTAAATGTAAAACTTAATCCTGATCTTATAGAAAATCTAATTGATAAAAAGCATTTTTTCCCTGCCTACCATATGAATAAAAAATACTGGATTTCAATCGTTTTGGATTCAGATACAGATTTGAATTTGGTCAAGAGCTTAATTGACGAGAGTTTTAAATTAGTTGAAAAATAG
- a CDS encoding sensor histidine kinase, with amino-acid sequence MDKFKNYISKILPVTVTTFFILLVFWVVFLLMNLSFESYFLAFEIVVFFYMIYLVFMAFLNKKEEKLKNQIQELEEVNLNLRNDFLAKEKELQEYFLIWIHQIKTPITAGKLICDGDIENENVKNIKKELIYIEDYTNMALSYLKMANHNTDMDISLVNLDDIINPLIKKYAILFISNNIKLEYKKLNVKVITDSKWCMVVIEQLLSNAIKYTKNGIVSISFNEKENYLEIKDNGIGIKDSDLPKIFDKGYSGFNGRQNQKSTGIGLFLVKQILDKLGQKVKLESKLGEGTSVKVYFNID; translated from the coding sequence ATGGATAAATTTAAAAATTATATTTCAAAAATTTTACCTGTAACGGTAACAACTTTTTTTATACTATTAGTATTCTGGGTTGTTTTTTTACTTATGAATTTAAGCTTTGAAAGTTACTTTTTAGCTTTCGAAATAGTGGTTTTTTTCTATATGATATATCTTGTATTTATGGCATTTTTAAATAAAAAAGAGGAAAAACTAAAAAATCAGATACAAGAACTTGAAGAAGTTAATTTAAATTTAAGAAATGACTTTTTAGCAAAGGAAAAAGAATTACAAGAGTATTTTTTAATTTGGATTCATCAGATTAAAACTCCAATAACTGCAGGTAAATTAATCTGCGATGGCGATATTGAAAATGAAAATGTAAAAAATATAAAAAAAGAGTTGATTTATATTGAAGACTATACCAATATGGCTTTAAGCTATCTTAAAATGGCTAATCACAATACGGATATGGATATATCACTTGTGAATTTAGACGATATTATTAATCCTTTAATCAAAAAATATGCCATTCTCTTTATTTCAAACAATATAAAACTTGAATACAAAAAACTTAATGTAAAAGTAATTACAGACAGCAAATGGTGTATGGTAGTAATTGAACAACTTTTATCAAATGCAATAAAATATACTAAGAATGGGATTGTTTCAATATCTTTTAACGAAAAAGAAAACTATCTTGAAATAAAAGACAATGGAATTGGAATTAAGGATTCGGATCTTCCAAAAATTTTTGATAAGGGATATTCAGGATTTAACGGAAGACAAAATCAGAAATCAACAGGAATAGGGCTGTTTTTAGTGAAACAAATTTTGGATAAACTAGGACAAAAAGTTAAATTGGAGTCAAAATTAGGCGAAGGAACAAGTGTAAAAGTCTATTTTAATATAGATTAG
- a CDS encoding response regulator transcription factor, producing the protein MKILIVEDDENIFEMLKKELLLWNYEVKGISNFNQIVEEFVEYQPHLVLMDIMLPYNNGYFWCEEIRKHSNVPIIFISSKSENIDIVMGIQFGADDYITKPIDLNVTLAKIKAILRRSYDFTKDFEFLSFANVFLYMDKNIIKYNDNEVSLTNTETMILETLFKAKGGVASRESIMEKCWHGDDYIDDNTLAVNITRLRKKFADIKLNDFIQTKKGSGYYLNSKTE; encoded by the coding sequence TTGAAAATTTTAATTGTCGAAGATGATGAAAATATATTTGAAATGTTGAAAAAGGAACTTTTGCTTTGGAATTATGAAGTAAAGGGGATTTCAAATTTCAATCAAATAGTCGAAGAATTTGTCGAATACCAACCACATTTAGTTTTAATGGATATTATGTTGCCATATAATAATGGCTATTTTTGGTGTGAGGAAATTCGTAAACATTCAAATGTTCCAATTATTTTCATTTCTTCAAAGAGTGAAAATATCGATATTGTAATGGGTATTCAATTCGGAGCTGACGACTACATAACTAAACCAATAGATTTGAATGTAACTTTGGCAAAAATCAAAGCAATCTTGAGAAGAAGCTATGATTTTACAAAGGACTTTGAATTTTTAAGTTTTGCAAATGTGTTTCTATATATGGATAAGAATATCATTAAATATAATGACAACGAGGTTTCCCTTACAAATACGGAAACAATGATTTTGGAAACTCTTTTTAAAGCCAAAGGTGGAGTTGCTTCAAGAGAGTCAATTATGGAAAAATGTTGGCATGGAGATGATTATATTGATGACAATACTTTAGCAGTCAATATAACAAGACTTAGAAAGAAATTTGCAGATATTAAACTAAATGATTTTATCCAAACCAAAAAGGGAAGTGGATATTATCTAAATTCTAAAACGGAGTAA
- a CDS encoding diacylglycerol/lipid kinase family protein has translation MRKLMFILNPNASGFKKFDFKDAIENYLKDKNLDFDYDIKCSTKEGESVFIAENAVKDGFNELIAVGGDGTINEVGDVAIKNNLKLGVIPAGTGNDYMNSLNESCNFVVCMEKIIRGETILVDYGSFVDKTFFNVACVGFGAEVNIYAHKVKKLIPSGFAYKVAILLALFGHKRKRYKIIVDDVEYEDDYFLIAIGIGSKFGGKLNLLPSADMQDGLLDVCAIKYKSKFDIIKKIKTIVNATHVNEDITSYFKAKKIKIISDNIEINFDGEDLTVNDEVEFILNDKKVELIM, from the coding sequence ATGAGAAAATTGATGTTTATTTTAAATCCTAATGCATCAGGTTTTAAAAAATTTGATTTTAAGGATGCTATAGAAAATTATCTTAAAGATAAAAACTTAGATTTTGATTATGATATTAAATGCTCAACCAAAGAAGGTGAATCCGTTTTTATTGCTGAAAATGCAGTTAAAGATGGTTTTAATGAATTAATCGCGGTTGGTGGAGATGGAACTATCAACGAAGTAGGCGATGTGGCTATAAAAAATAATTTAAAGCTTGGAGTAATTCCTGCGGGCACAGGAAATGACTATATGAATAGTCTGAACGAATCTTGTAATTTTGTAGTTTGTATGGAAAAAATTATAAGAGGAGAAACTATATTAGTTGATTACGGCTCATTTGTTGATAAGACTTTTTTCAATGTTGCCTGTGTAGGTTTTGGTGCTGAAGTTAATATCTACGCACATAAAGTAAAAAAGTTAATACCAAGTGGTTTTGCATATAAAGTAGCAATTCTTCTTGCCTTATTTGGACACAAAAGAAAGAGATATAAGATAATCGTTGACGATGTTGAATATGAGGATGACTATTTTTTGATTGCAATAGGTATTGGAAGTAAATTTGGGGGAAAATTAAATTTACTGCCATCAGCTGATATGCAAGATGGTCTTCTTGATGTTTGCGCAATTAAATACAAATCAAAATTTGATATAATTAAAAAAATAAAGACAATCGTAAATGCAACTCATGTAAACGAGGACATTACTTCTTATTTCAAAGCTAAAAAAATAAAAATAATTTCAGATAATATCGAAATTAACTTTGACGGAGAAGATTTGACTGTAAATGATGAAGTTGAATTTATATTAAATGATAAAAAAGTGGAATTAATAATGTAG
- a CDS encoding ABC transporter ATP-binding protein — protein MNILDVKNLKKIYGGMGRVKTEALRDVNFSVEKGEFIAVMGESGSGKTTLLNIIATLDKATEGSVFIGGKNVNSLSNSEVASFRREKLGFVFQDFNLLDSFSNRDNIYLPLVLSDVKPAIMNEKVGEIAPLLKISEVLDKYPYQVSGGQKQRVAIARAIITKPDLLLADEPTGALDSKSADIVMKTFCDINNSGQTVLMVTHSVKCAAFAKRVIFIKDGRVYHEIYKGSDDNLTFAEKINQAQIMLNGVNNYEK, from the coding sequence ATGAATATATTAGATGTTAAAAATTTAAAAAAGATTTATGGAGGAATGGGACGCGTAAAGACTGAAGCCCTTAGAGATGTAAATTTTTCTGTTGAAAAAGGAGAATTTATAGCTGTTATGGGAGAATCTGGAAGTGGAAAAACAACTCTTTTAAATATAATAGCAACATTGGATAAGGCAACTGAAGGATCAGTTTTTATTGGAGGAAAGAATGTAAATTCTTTAAGCAATTCAGAAGTTGCAAGTTTTAGACGTGAAAAGTTGGGATTTGTTTTCCAAGATTTTAATTTGTTGGACTCTTTTTCAAATAGAGACAATATTTATCTTCCACTTGTTTTATCAGATGTTAAACCTGCTATAATGAATGAAAAAGTGGGAGAGATAGCTCCTCTCTTAAAGATAAGTGAAGTTTTGGATAAATATCCTTATCAAGTTTCAGGAGGACAAAAACAAAGAGTTGCAATAGCAAGAGCAATTATAACTAAACCTGATTTGCTTCTTGCAGATGAGCCAACAGGAGCATTGGACTCAAAGTCTGCTGATATAGTTATGAAAACTTTCTGCGATATAAATAACAGTGGACAAACAGTTTTAATGGTTACTCATTCTGTAAAATGCGCTGCTTTTGCAAAAAGAGTAATTTTCATAAAAGACGGTAGAGTTTATCACGAAATTTATAAAGGTAGTGACGACAACTTAACTTTTGCTGAAAAAATAAATCAAGCTCAAATCATGTTAAACGGGGTGAATAACTATGAAAAGTAA